A region from the Lycium barbarum isolate Lr01 chromosome 8, ASM1917538v2, whole genome shotgun sequence genome encodes:
- the LOC132605588 gene encoding aspartic proteinase Asp1-like, whose product MSGKWEVLPFWMLYFVLLSVYFQGCLSAFNLARPPWKKQSSFGSSFVFPLVGNVYPKGYYEVTLNVGQPPKPYFLDIDTGSDLTWLQCDAPCRKCTPAPHSPYKPNIKNIVKCKDPICASLNHPCHNPNDQCDYEVEYADRGSSMGVLVKDTFPVKFTNGSAVAPGLVFGCGYDQEVPASAHAPYTDGILGLGNGKSSIASQMSSSGLIRNVVGHCLSGKGGGYVFLGDDVLPSSGIVWTPIVRASSEKHYSLGPADLHFGGEATGIKGLTVIFDSGSTFTYFNSGAYKTLLSSIKKNINTKQLLDAKDDKSLPVCWKGSKPFKSLNDAKSYFKPLTLSFTKAKNIQLQLTPEAYLIHTDHGNVCLGILNGSEAGLGNVNLIGDISMIDKMVIYDNEKQQIGWVPANCNKLP is encoded by the exons ATGAGTGGAAAATGGGAAGTATTACCATTTTGGATGTTGTACTTTGTGCTTCTATCTGTGTACTTTCAGGGATGTTTATCTGCTTTTAATTTGGCTCGTCCACCATGGAAGAAACAGTCAAGTTTTGGTTCATCATTTGTTTTTCCCCTTGTTGGGAATGTATATCCAAAAGG GTATTATGAGGTGACACTCAATGTTGGCCAACCCCCCAAACCTTACTTTCTTGACATAGACACAGGGAGTGATCTCACTTGGCTCCAATGTGATGCACCTTGCCGCAAATGCACTCCG GCTCCTCACAGCCCTTACAAACCGAATATCAAAAACATTGTCAAGTGTAAGGATCCCATATGTGCATCCCTTAACCATCCCTGTCACAATCCTAACGATCAATGTGACTATGAGGTTGAGTATGCGGATCGTGGTTCATCCATGGGAGTGCTGGTGAAAGACACATTTCCAGTAAAATTCACCAATGGTAGCGCCGTTGCTCCTGGTCTAGTGTTTGG TTGTGGGTACGATCAAGAAGTGCCAGCCTCTGCGCATGCACCTTATACGGATGGAATTCTTGGTCTAGGAAATGGAAAATCAAGCATAGCATCACAGATGAGTAGCTCGGGTCTTATCCGGAATGTAGTAGGTCATTGTTTAAGCGGGAAAGGTGGAGGTTATGTTTTCCTTGGAGATGATGTTCTCCCATCGTCGGGGATTGTTTGGACACCTATCGTGCGTGCATCTTCAGA GAAACACTATTCTTTGGGACCAGCAGATCTCCATTTCGGCGGGGAAGCAACTGGAATAAAGGGTCTAACAGTAATTTTTGACAGTGGAAGTACCTTCACTTACTTCAATTCCGGAGCATACAAAACTCTGTTGTCTTCG ATTAAGAAAAACATAAATACAAAGCAGCTGCTTGATGCAAAGGACGACAAAAGCTTACCCGTCTGTTGGAAAGGCTCCAAACCTTTCAAATCCCTTAATGATGCCAAGAGCTACTTCAAGCCATTAACACTTAGTTTCACAAAAGCTAAGAATATTCAGCTTCAACTGACACCCGAGGCTTATCTAATTCATACT GATCATGGCAATGTATGCTTAGGCATATTGAATGGTTCGGAGGCTGGATTAGGAAATGTTAATCTCATCGGAG ATATTTCTATGATAGACAAAATGGTGATATACGACAACGAGAAACAACAGATTGGATGGGTTCCAGCCAACTGCAACAAGCTTCCTTAG